Proteins encoded by one window of Pseudochaenichthys georgianus chromosome 9, fPseGeo1.2, whole genome shotgun sequence:
- the lifra gene encoding LIF receptor subunit alpha a isoform X2, which yields MPHLSVNPSSKPNCSTVWLISVLLGLLAVHTNANDVLTVPQQVSLSTNMDSQQLSISWLAGAATTFDLMILRTELNESVFYETVSVMVSQLSGRHEWNWTSVEPLQCTSLSIKVRSREGQSTSEWSNTEILQGSDLPSEEEWQMFPLDRVVPVGANTTFCCIVKEGEQFGTINYGNTVMNTTRLNPPLLSDFVCETHDLTSAVCLWNERNTNLNTKTRGTRHTLNNRTFTLSRSENPKKECRVDHWEGNWTLVAVNPLGQYSLTDSAELSHRVTPVAPENLTSVAHAMNATVLWQWKYDGYSSLALVCQVELTSQGYKTNHTFSGVDLRAVVLPDLYPYEDYSVQVRCGAQQNFWKWGSWSETMSFKSSSIVPEAPDMWVWMNKDYTGQVIWKPLTRRQSRGLMTGYEVTLWSPGESLQHTDILPPDTFAVPVNLTLMATASSDNMVMATVTAKNTEGVSLPASVLIHLRLTDADPRAVSQAVYTDSGFSLFWQSDVNTTCAYVVEWHNASCKWNCPVDWIKVAPGNTNVSIESANFQPGVRYNFSLYSSSSEAPELLQRWQGYMQELVPSSPVLSLLTTQEDSDILLTWGHIPLVSRRGFLLGYNIYISSGSQLRLLANLSDPGSRSYTVKGISEGSYKFTVKAYTSAGEDTGATASIMLEPFTDWLILEILASLGVTALFLVIVTFLCYKKRKWVKKAFYPDIPEPKLPGDWSRSQAPLDVKPPHHSLVHMVERPEWDSSKEALVVIPEEDEDEDGQGIGDELVDTDEPTSLRYYNQVVDERPIRPRYPDSSDSSASSLDSARTDVTYTGIHTSGSSFVFQLDPQGSSEGHQPQADPSFCAGGGGGYRPQMQSRVPSDDTGQASPNPFPEPQAASGYKPQSSWQMDSPVDDGEGRSHASSLGSPTSIASTLFLLPDGEDHTEEKQPSSSAATWLTNLLSSTKP from the exons ATGCCTCACTTAAGTGTCAATCCCAGCTCAAAGCCTAACTGTAGCACGGTATGGCTCATCTCTGTCCTCCTAGGCCTATTGGCTGTGCACACTAATGCCAATGATG TCCTTACTGTACCACAGCAGGTGAGCCTGTCAACCAACATGGACTCACAACAACTATCCATATCATGGCTGGCAGGAGCAGCCACGACCTTTGACCTCATGATCCTAAGAACTGAACTCAATGAAAGTGTCTTCTAC GAGACGGTGTCTGTGATGGTGAGTCAGCTGAGCGGTCGGCATGAGTGGAACTGGACCTCAGTTGAACCGCTGCAGTGTACCTCACTGTCCATCAAAGTCCGCTCAAGAGAAGGACAGTCAACAAGTGAATGGAGCAACACTGAGATACTACAAG GTAGTGACCTCCCCAGTGAAGAGGAATGGCAGATGTTCCCCCTCGACAGAGTCGTACCCGTGGGGGCCAATACCACCTTCTGTTGTATTGTGAAAGAGGGGGAGCAGTTTGGTACCATCAACTACGGCAATACAGTCATGAACACAACCCGACTGA atCCTCCACTGCTcagtgattttgtgtgtgagacTCATGACCTAACCTCGGCTGTGTGCTTGTGGAACGAAAGAAACACAAATTTGAACACGAAGACACGAGGAACACGCCACACGCTGAACAATAG GACATTTACTTTGAGCCGGTCAGAGAACCCGAAGAAAGAGTGTCGTGTGGACCACTGGGAGGGTAACTGGACCCTGGTGGCTGTGAATCCTCTCGGCCAGTACAGCCTCACTGACTCCGCTGAGCTTAGTCACAGAG TGACTCCAGTAGCACCAGAGAACCTGACCTCTGTTGCCCATGCCATGAATGCCACTGTGCTGTGGCAGTGGAAGTACGACGGCTACAGTTCCCTGGCTCTTGTCTGCCAGGTGGAGCTCACCTCCCAAGGGTACAAAACAAAT cataCCTTCTCTGGTGTGGATCTGCGGGCGGTAGTCCTACCCGACCTGTATCCTTACGAGGACTACAGTGTTCAAGTCCGCTGCGGTGCCCAGCAGAATTTCTGGAAGTGGGGGAGCTGGAGCGAAACAATGTCCTTCAAAAGCAGCAGCATCG TTCCAGAAGCTCCTGATATGTGGGTGTGGATGAACAAAGACTACACCGGGCAGGTCATTTGGAAG CCTCTGACTCGAAGACAGAGTCGTGGTCTGATGACAGGATATGAAGTTACTCTCTGGAGCCCGGGGGAAAGTTTACAGCACACAGACATCTTACCACCGGATACCTTTGCTGTACCAGTCAACCTGACACTGATGGCTACCGCCAGCAGTGACAACATGGTTATGGCAACTGTAACAGCAAAGAACACTGAAGGGGTTTCTCTACCTGCAAGTGTACTTATACATCTACGTTTGACAG ACGCTGATCCCCGTGCTGTGTCCCAGGCAGTTTATACAGACAGCGGCTTCTCTCTGTTCTGGCAGAGCGATGTCAACACCACCTGTGCTTATGTGGTAGAATGGCATAATGCTTCCTGCAAGTGGAACTGCCCTGTGGACTGGATCAAGGTTGCTCCTGGAAACACTAATGTCTCCATTGAGTCAG CCAACTTCCAGCCGGGTGTGAGGTACAACTTCTCCCTGTACAGCAGCTCCTCTGAGGCCCCAGAGCTACTGCAGCGCTGGCAGGGATACATGCAGGAGCTTG TCCCTTCCAGTCCTGTCCTGTCTCTGTTAACCACCCAGGAGGACTCTGATATTCTCCTGACCTGGGGACACATCCCGCTGGTCAGCAGAAGAGGCTTCCTTCTGGGATACAACATATACATTAGCAGTGGCTCACAGCTCAGACTTCTAG CCAACCTGTCAGACCCAGGAAGCAGGAGCTACACAGTCAAAGGTATTTCTGAAGGCTCCTATAAATTTACTGTCAAGGCCTAcacctcagcaggagaggacacgGGTGCCACTGCCTCCATAATGCTGGAGCCATTCA CTGATTGGCTGATTCTGGAAATCTTGGCTTCCTTGGGAGTCACAGCCTTATTCCTGGTTATTGTCACCTTTTTATGCTACAAGAAACGGAAATG GGTGAAAAAGGCCTTCTATCCAGACATACCTGAGCCCAAGCTGCCTGGTGATTGGTCCAGGTCACAG GCACCGTTGGATGTGAAGCCTCCTCACCACAGTTTGGTCCATATGGTAGAAAGGCCTGAGTGGGATTCTAGTAAAGAAGCGCTCGTCGTCATTCCTGAAGAAGATGAGGATGAAGATGGTCAGGGGATAGGAGACGAGCTAGTTGACACAGATGAGCCAACGTCATTACGCTACTACAACCAAGTAGTAGATGAGCGGCCCATAAGACCACGTTACCCAGACTCCTCTGATTCTTCCGCCTCCTCTTTAGATTCAGCACGCACCGATGTGACATACACGGGGATCCATACATCAGGGTCTTCTTTTGTCTTCCAGCTAGATCCTCAGGGCTCTTCTGAGGGCCACCAACCCCAGGCTGACCCATCCTTCTGtgcaggaggagggggaggttaCCGGCCCCAGATGCAATCTAGAGTCCCTAGTGATGACACGGGCCAAGCGTCACCCAATCCTTTTCCAGAGCCCCAGGCTGCTAGTGGCTACAAACCCCAGAGCTCCTGGCAAATGGACTCCCCGGTGGACGATGGGGAAGGTCGCAGCCATGCATCCTCTCTTGGTTCCCCCACCTCAATTGCTTCCACTCTGTTCCTCCTCCCTGATGGAGAGGATCATACAGAGGAGAAACAGCCCTCATCATCAGCAGCAACATGGTTGACCAACTTGCTGTCATCCACAAAACCATAA
- the lifra gene encoding LIF receptor subunit alpha a isoform X1 — MPHLSVNPSSKPNCSTVWLISVLLGLLAVHTNANDVLTVPQQVSLSTNMDSQQLSISWLAGAATTFDLMILRTELNESVFYETVSVMVSQLSGRHEWNWTSVEPLQCTSLSIKVRSREGQSTSEWSNTEILQGSDLPSEEEWQMFPLDRVVPVGANTTFCCIVKEGEQFGTINYGNTVMNTTRLSRRSYATTVVNQGLSRTSGTNVICYNSFKELKIGAVVFVGYPPLLSDFVCETHDLTSAVCLWNERNTNLNTKTRGTRHTLNNRTFTLSRSENPKKECRVDHWEGNWTLVAVNPLGQYSLTDSAELSHRVTPVAPENLTSVAHAMNATVLWQWKYDGYSSLALVCQVELTSQGYKTNHTFSGVDLRAVVLPDLYPYEDYSVQVRCGAQQNFWKWGSWSETMSFKSSSIVPEAPDMWVWMNKDYTGQVIWKPLTRRQSRGLMTGYEVTLWSPGESLQHTDILPPDTFAVPVNLTLMATASSDNMVMATVTAKNTEGVSLPASVLIHLRLTDADPRAVSQAVYTDSGFSLFWQSDVNTTCAYVVEWHNASCKWNCPVDWIKVAPGNTNVSIESANFQPGVRYNFSLYSSSSEAPELLQRWQGYMQELVPSSPVLSLLTTQEDSDILLTWGHIPLVSRRGFLLGYNIYISSGSQLRLLANLSDPGSRSYTVKGISEGSYKFTVKAYTSAGEDTGATASIMLEPFTDWLILEILASLGVTALFLVIVTFLCYKKRKWVKKAFYPDIPEPKLPGDWSRSQAPLDVKPPHHSLVHMVERPEWDSSKEALVVIPEEDEDEDGQGIGDELVDTDEPTSLRYYNQVVDERPIRPRYPDSSDSSASSLDSARTDVTYTGIHTSGSSFVFQLDPQGSSEGHQPQADPSFCAGGGGGYRPQMQSRVPSDDTGQASPNPFPEPQAASGYKPQSSWQMDSPVDDGEGRSHASSLGSPTSIASTLFLLPDGEDHTEEKQPSSSAATWLTNLLSSTKP, encoded by the exons ATGCCTCACTTAAGTGTCAATCCCAGCTCAAAGCCTAACTGTAGCACGGTATGGCTCATCTCTGTCCTCCTAGGCCTATTGGCTGTGCACACTAATGCCAATGATG TCCTTACTGTACCACAGCAGGTGAGCCTGTCAACCAACATGGACTCACAACAACTATCCATATCATGGCTGGCAGGAGCAGCCACGACCTTTGACCTCATGATCCTAAGAACTGAACTCAATGAAAGTGTCTTCTAC GAGACGGTGTCTGTGATGGTGAGTCAGCTGAGCGGTCGGCATGAGTGGAACTGGACCTCAGTTGAACCGCTGCAGTGTACCTCACTGTCCATCAAAGTCCGCTCAAGAGAAGGACAGTCAACAAGTGAATGGAGCAACACTGAGATACTACAAG GTAGTGACCTCCCCAGTGAAGAGGAATGGCAGATGTTCCCCCTCGACAGAGTCGTACCCGTGGGGGCCAATACCACCTTCTGTTGTATTGTGAAAGAGGGGGAGCAGTTTGGTACCATCAACTACGGCAATACAGTCATGAACACAACCCGACTGAGTAGGCGAAGTTACGCCACTACAGTGGTTAATCAGGGTCTGTCCCGCACATCGGGAACCAACGTCATCTGTTACAATAGCTTCAAAGAACTTAAAATTGGAGCGGTGGTGTTTGTTGGAT atCCTCCACTGCTcagtgattttgtgtgtgagacTCATGACCTAACCTCGGCTGTGTGCTTGTGGAACGAAAGAAACACAAATTTGAACACGAAGACACGAGGAACACGCCACACGCTGAACAATAG GACATTTACTTTGAGCCGGTCAGAGAACCCGAAGAAAGAGTGTCGTGTGGACCACTGGGAGGGTAACTGGACCCTGGTGGCTGTGAATCCTCTCGGCCAGTACAGCCTCACTGACTCCGCTGAGCTTAGTCACAGAG TGACTCCAGTAGCACCAGAGAACCTGACCTCTGTTGCCCATGCCATGAATGCCACTGTGCTGTGGCAGTGGAAGTACGACGGCTACAGTTCCCTGGCTCTTGTCTGCCAGGTGGAGCTCACCTCCCAAGGGTACAAAACAAAT cataCCTTCTCTGGTGTGGATCTGCGGGCGGTAGTCCTACCCGACCTGTATCCTTACGAGGACTACAGTGTTCAAGTCCGCTGCGGTGCCCAGCAGAATTTCTGGAAGTGGGGGAGCTGGAGCGAAACAATGTCCTTCAAAAGCAGCAGCATCG TTCCAGAAGCTCCTGATATGTGGGTGTGGATGAACAAAGACTACACCGGGCAGGTCATTTGGAAG CCTCTGACTCGAAGACAGAGTCGTGGTCTGATGACAGGATATGAAGTTACTCTCTGGAGCCCGGGGGAAAGTTTACAGCACACAGACATCTTACCACCGGATACCTTTGCTGTACCAGTCAACCTGACACTGATGGCTACCGCCAGCAGTGACAACATGGTTATGGCAACTGTAACAGCAAAGAACACTGAAGGGGTTTCTCTACCTGCAAGTGTACTTATACATCTACGTTTGACAG ACGCTGATCCCCGTGCTGTGTCCCAGGCAGTTTATACAGACAGCGGCTTCTCTCTGTTCTGGCAGAGCGATGTCAACACCACCTGTGCTTATGTGGTAGAATGGCATAATGCTTCCTGCAAGTGGAACTGCCCTGTGGACTGGATCAAGGTTGCTCCTGGAAACACTAATGTCTCCATTGAGTCAG CCAACTTCCAGCCGGGTGTGAGGTACAACTTCTCCCTGTACAGCAGCTCCTCTGAGGCCCCAGAGCTACTGCAGCGCTGGCAGGGATACATGCAGGAGCTTG TCCCTTCCAGTCCTGTCCTGTCTCTGTTAACCACCCAGGAGGACTCTGATATTCTCCTGACCTGGGGACACATCCCGCTGGTCAGCAGAAGAGGCTTCCTTCTGGGATACAACATATACATTAGCAGTGGCTCACAGCTCAGACTTCTAG CCAACCTGTCAGACCCAGGAAGCAGGAGCTACACAGTCAAAGGTATTTCTGAAGGCTCCTATAAATTTACTGTCAAGGCCTAcacctcagcaggagaggacacgGGTGCCACTGCCTCCATAATGCTGGAGCCATTCA CTGATTGGCTGATTCTGGAAATCTTGGCTTCCTTGGGAGTCACAGCCTTATTCCTGGTTATTGTCACCTTTTTATGCTACAAGAAACGGAAATG GGTGAAAAAGGCCTTCTATCCAGACATACCTGAGCCCAAGCTGCCTGGTGATTGGTCCAGGTCACAG GCACCGTTGGATGTGAAGCCTCCTCACCACAGTTTGGTCCATATGGTAGAAAGGCCTGAGTGGGATTCTAGTAAAGAAGCGCTCGTCGTCATTCCTGAAGAAGATGAGGATGAAGATGGTCAGGGGATAGGAGACGAGCTAGTTGACACAGATGAGCCAACGTCATTACGCTACTACAACCAAGTAGTAGATGAGCGGCCCATAAGACCACGTTACCCAGACTCCTCTGATTCTTCCGCCTCCTCTTTAGATTCAGCACGCACCGATGTGACATACACGGGGATCCATACATCAGGGTCTTCTTTTGTCTTCCAGCTAGATCCTCAGGGCTCTTCTGAGGGCCACCAACCCCAGGCTGACCCATCCTTCTGtgcaggaggagggggaggttaCCGGCCCCAGATGCAATCTAGAGTCCCTAGTGATGACACGGGCCAAGCGTCACCCAATCCTTTTCCAGAGCCCCAGGCTGCTAGTGGCTACAAACCCCAGAGCTCCTGGCAAATGGACTCCCCGGTGGACGATGGGGAAGGTCGCAGCCATGCATCCTCTCTTGGTTCCCCCACCTCAATTGCTTCCACTCTGTTCCTCCTCCCTGATGGAGAGGATCATACAGAGGAGAAACAGCCCTCATCATCAGCAGCAACATGGTTGACCAACTTGCTGTCATCCACAAAACCATAA